Sequence from the Halomarina litorea genome:
CCTCTACAACCAGCAGATGGTCGCGCCGCGCGCCATCGAGATGTTCGGGACCGAGGAGGCCAAAGAGCGCTACCTCCCCCCGGTGACGGCGGGCGAGGACAGCATCGCTATCGCCATCTCCGAACCCGAGTCGGGCAGCGACGTGGGGTCGATGCGCACCGAAGTCGTAGAGGAGGACGGCGACCTCGTCCTGAACGGCGAGAAGATCTGGGTGAGCAACGTCCAGCACTCCAGCGCGGCGGTGGTCTGGACGCGGTTCCCCGAGGGGCTGGGGTCCGTCGTCGTCGAGTTCGACTGGGACGGGGTGAGCGTCGACCAGCACTACACCAACATGGCCGAACACGAGCAGACCCAGTTCCGCATGGAGGACGTCGTCGTCCCCGAGGCGAACGTCGTCACCCGGGGGAAAGAGGGGTTCAAACAGCAGTTACAGGCGCTCAACTGGGAACGGCTGGGGAGTGCGACGCTCGCCAACAGCATCTCGCGGTGCGCCCTCGACAAGGCCATCCAGTACGCCGGCGACCGCGAGCAGTTCGGCCAGCCAATCGGCGACTTCCAGGGTATCGAGTGGAAACTCGCGGACATGGCGAAAGACCTCGAAGCCTCCCGCGCGCTCACCTACCGGGCGGCCACCCGCGCCCACGAACAGGGGCGGATTCCGGACCGCCTCGACGCCTCGCTGGCGAAACTGCTCTCCAGCGAGACGGTCGAACGCGTCGTCAGCGAGTCCCTCCAGATCCACGGGGCGAACGGCTACCAGCGCGACCACCCGCTGGAGTACCTCTACCGCCTCGCGCGCGGCCGTCGGCTCGCGGCTGGGACCGACGAGATACAGAAGAACCAGATCGCCGCCGTCCTCAAGCGCGACGGCCTGCCGGACCTCGCGTAGTCAGGAGTAGTCCCGGTCGTACTCGGGCGCGCGTTTCTCCGAGAAGGCGGCGATGGCCTCCGAGTGCTCCTCGTCGTTGACGCAGTCCCACTGGTAGTCGATGGCTCGCTCGCAGTACTCCTCGAAGGACTGCTCGGGGTCCACGAGGTCGTTCGTCCGGCGGACGGCCAGCGCGGGCAGCGCGAGTATCTCCTCGGCGAGGGCGACTGCGCCGGCGAGCGGGTCCTCGCGCTCCTCGACGGCCAGTCCGAGGTCGACGCAGTCCTCGGGGGTGATGTCCCTGCCCGTGAGCAGGTACTCGCGGGCTTTCGCCTCGCCGACGAGTCGCGGGAGCAACCACGCCCCGCCGTCGCCGGGGACGAGTCCGACCTTCACGAACCCCTCGCGGAGGAGGGCGTTCGGCCCGACGACACGCAGGTCGCAGGCGAGCGCGAAGTCACACCCCGCACCGACGGCCGGGCCGCCGACGCCCGCGATGGAGGGTTTCGACATCCCTCGGAGCTGGCGGACGACGTTCTGGACGCCCCAGAGGTAGCCCGCGTAGTCCTCGTAGGTCATCTCCCCGGACCAGTCGGGCATCGTGGAGACGTCCGCCCCCGCGCAGAACCCGTCGTCCGCGCCCGTCAAGACGACGACGTAGACGCCCTCGTCCTCCCGCGCGTCGCGCAGGGCGGCGTTCAGTTCGAGGATGGTCTGTCGGCGGAACGCGTTTTTCACCTCCGGCCGGTCGATGGTTATCGTCGCGATGCCCCCGTCGGTGTCGTATCGAACGTCGTCGTACATGGGTACCGCCCGCACGCGGCGGGTCGTGTCTCGAGAACACACACCATGACACTTGACTCTATGCCTCCCGCGCCCGGGCGAAACGGAGCGTTCCGCGTAACGAGACGAACCGGGGTTCCTGCCTTCTCGAGAGACCCGACCACGTGACATTACACGCATATGCTTGTAACGACAGGAATACTCGTGGCTCCACCACGCCCCGACAGATCCAGATTTTGGTGACGGGGGTCGACCGCACCGGATTCGACTGCGGTCGGACGCCGGCGAGGGCCGGGGAAGGCGACCCGTCGTCGGAGACACCGCCGGGCGGGGGGCCGGTCGCGGCCCGGCGGCACCGCCTCGTCGTGCGTTCGTGTGACACGACGGTCCGGACGTGTGTTCCGCGTTCCGGAACCAGTCGGCGGTCACGACTCCGATTGGTGAACCCCTCGGTATCGCGCTTGAGGGACTTCTACGGGAACCAGTGCCAGCCCTCGGCTTCACTCGCGAGCCGGGGGACTGAAACAGCGCCATTTGAGAGGCCCTCAAAGCCGTACAGAGCACTCCGCCGCTCAATAGTCAGTTCCTCATCGAGGAAGATTATTTCTGAGGTGAATAGGACCCGATACGGCCCGATACTCGGGTCAGTGGCTGCTTTTGGGGCGCCTCTTTCGGTTCCTCATTGTGGAATAGAAGCGTGTCACAGAATCGCACTGGTCGTCGGTTCCGGCTACCTCGTCGGAGTTCCACGGGTGGACCTTCGACCCCCGGCGAGGGAGGTTCGACCAGCAGCGGGGGAGGAGCACGGAAGTGACCGTACGGGACGCTGGAGCGGACGAGGCGGCCCGGCGAACGTCGAGCACGGACGGCGAGACCACGGCAATGCTTTTGCTGACTGCCTCGCACGGGTGGGTATGGCCGAATTTCTGGGCGGGAGCCTCGAGCTCTCGCAGAGCCAGCGGCTGGTCCGCAAGTCCATCCGGGAGATCTGTGCGAACTTCGACCGCGAGTACTGGCGCGAGAGGTCGTCGGAGGGCGAGTACCCCCACGAGTTCGTCGACGTCCTCGCCGAGGAGGGGTGGATGGGCGCGCTGATCCCCGCAGAGTACGGCGGCGCGGGGATGGGGACGCCCGAGACGGTCGTGATGATGGAGGAGATCGCGGCCGGCGGCGGCGGGTTCGC
This genomic interval carries:
- a CDS encoding enoyl-CoA hydratase/isomerase family protein, coding for MYDDVRYDTDGGIATITIDRPEVKNAFRRQTILELNAALRDAREDEGVYVVVLTGADDGFCAGADVSTMPDWSGEMTYEDYAGYLWGVQNVVRQLRGMSKPSIAGVGGPAVGAGCDFALACDLRVVGPNALLREGFVKVGLVPGDGGAWLLPRLVGEAKAREYLLTGRDITPEDCVDLGLAVEEREDPLAGAVALAEEILALPALAVRRTNDLVDPEQSFEEYCERAIDYQWDCVNDEEHSEAIAAFSEKRAPEYDRDYS
- a CDS encoding acyl-CoA dehydrogenase family protein, with translation MIALSAEQQMLVSSLEDLAEREFADRAFEWQGDPPWANVELLAEQGFLGINIAEEYGGGGMTEFDAMLTIEAVGRVCPDTAEFLYNQQMVAPRAIEMFGTEEAKERYLPPVTAGEDSIAIAISEPESGSDVGSMRTEVVEEDGDLVLNGEKIWVSNVQHSSAAVVWTRFPEGLGSVVVEFDWDGVSVDQHYTNMAEHEQTQFRMEDVVVPEANVVTRGKEGFKQQLQALNWERLGSATLANSISRCALDKAIQYAGDREQFGQPIGDFQGIEWKLADMAKDLEASRALTYRAATRAHEQGRIPDRLDASLAKLLSSETVERVVSESLQIHGANGYQRDHPLEYLYRLARGRRLAAGTDEIQKNQIAAVLKRDGLPDLA